One genomic segment of uncultured Ilyobacter sp. includes these proteins:
- a CDS encoding pyruvate carboxylase, producing MSKKFKRVLIANRGEIAIRIIRACKELGIRAVAIYSEEDKTALFRMKADEAYMIGKNKGPIDAYLSIDEIIRLAKKKGVDAIHPGYGFLSENPEFARKCEEAGIEFIGPTAEMMESLGDKIKSKIVASRVGVPTIPGVDKPIKSEEDLLSFSETCGYPIMLKAAAGGGGRGMRIVRSHSELIDAYRSAKNEAMKAFGIDDIFVEKYVEEPKHIEVQILGDKYGNIVHLYERDCSVQRRHQKVVEITPALTLSDEKRKIICEDAIKIAKSVNYRNAGTLEFLVDKDENHYFIEMNPRVQVEHTISEMVTGIDIVQTQILVAEGYSLDSKEIGIPSQASIEAKGYSIQCRITTEDPVNNFAPDTGKIDVYRTSSGFGIRLDGGNGYSGAVISPYYDSLLVKVISYGRTFEDARRKALRSIKETKVTGVKTNVAFLINVLNHPVFAKGECNTSFIEKHSELFESSVRHDFEGNVVKFIAEKVVNETHGAEKDFDVPVIPGAKKPDNLYGTKQILDEKGPEGVVEWIKAQNKLLLTDTTMRDAHQSLMATRVRTTDMTKIAKDTSILAKDLFSIGCWGGATFDVSYRFLKESPWERLREIRKRVPNVLLQMLIRGSNAVGYKNYPDNVIQEFIKQASDNGVDLFRIFDSLNWVKGMELSIQEVIKNGKIAEACICYTGDILDSKKSKYNLQYYIDKAKEIEKTGAHILGIKDMSALLKPYAAFKLVKALKENISIPIHLHTHDTTGNGVATCLMAAEAGVDIIDTAFDAMSGLTSQPSLNSIVAALENTDRDTGINLDDVQQISDYWNAVRPVYAQFESGLKSGSTEIYKYEIPGGQYSNLKPQVESFGLGHRFNEIKEMYGKVNVMLGDIVKVTPSSKMVGDLGIFMVKNDLTPENFLEKGKDMAFPDSVVAYFKGMMGQPDGGFPEEIQKIVLKGEKAITCRPGELLPPEDFEAIMKNLSAKHGIDATMEDAISYALYPDVFEAYLEYLKEYGDFSSIGSDIYFHGLAEGETCEVKVGEGEALVITLLQLSKIDSEGYRTVTFELNGNRTEVRVKDKSQRVVSDESSEARMADPKNEKHIGASIPGTVTKVLVKEGDKITENQVVVIIEAMKMETNITAKCEGTVEKLMVKEGESVKAGQLLMKMSK from the coding sequence ATGTCTAAAAAGTTTAAAAGGGTATTGATTGCAAACAGGGGTGAAATTGCAATAAGAATAATAAGGGCATGTAAGGAACTAGGTATAAGAGCCGTAGCTATTTACTCTGAAGAGGATAAAACTGCTCTCTTTAGAATGAAGGCCGATGAGGCTTATATGATAGGAAAAAATAAGGGCCCTATTGATGCTTACCTGTCCATCGATGAAATAATCAGATTAGCCAAAAAAAAGGGAGTGGATGCAATACACCCGGGATATGGTTTTCTTTCTGAGAATCCAGAATTTGCAAGAAAATGTGAGGAAGCAGGGATAGAGTTCATAGGTCCCACAGCTGAGATGATGGAGAGTCTAGGGGACAAGATAAAATCCAAAATAGTAGCGTCCAGAGTAGGGGTTCCAACTATCCCAGGGGTAGATAAGCCTATAAAGTCTGAAGAGGATCTGCTCTCTTTCTCAGAAACCTGCGGTTATCCTATAATGCTTAAAGCAGCTGCTGGTGGAGGCGGTCGTGGAATGCGTATAGTGAGAAGTCATTCTGAACTCATTGATGCCTATAGAAGTGCTAAAAATGAAGCTATGAAGGCTTTTGGAATAGATGATATATTTGTGGAAAAATATGTAGAGGAGCCGAAGCATATAGAGGTTCAGATACTAGGAGATAAATATGGAAACATCGTACATCTTTATGAAAGAGACTGTTCTGTGCAAAGAAGACATCAAAAAGTTGTAGAGATAACGCCTGCTCTGACTCTTTCAGATGAAAAAAGAAAAATCATATGCGAGGATGCAATTAAAATAGCAAAGTCTGTTAATTACAGAAATGCAGGTACTCTTGAATTTTTAGTAGATAAGGACGAAAATCATTACTTCATAGAGATGAATCCTAGAGTACAGGTGGAGCATACCATAAGTGAAATGGTAACTGGGATAGATATTGTCCAGACTCAGATACTGGTGGCAGAGGGGTACAGCTTAGATTCTAAGGAGATAGGAATACCGTCTCAAGCGAGTATAGAGGCGAAAGGTTATTCCATCCAGTGTAGAATTACCACAGAAGATCCCGTAAACAACTTTGCACCGGACACAGGAAAAATAGATGTGTATAGAACAAGTTCCGGTTTCGGAATACGTCTTGACGGAGGAAACGGATACTCAGGAGCGGTAATAAGTCCATATTATGATAGTCTTTTAGTAAAAGTAATATCTTACGGAAGAACTTTTGAGGATGCTAGAAGAAAGGCACTCCGTTCCATAAAAGAGACTAAAGTCACAGGAGTAAAAACTAACGTTGCTTTCTTGATAAATGTTCTGAACCATCCTGTATTTGCAAAGGGAGAGTGCAATACAAGTTTCATAGAGAAACACAGTGAATTATTTGAAAGCTCAGTAAGGCACGATTTTGAAGGAAATGTTGTAAAGTTTATAGCTGAAAAGGTAGTCAATGAAACTCATGGTGCAGAAAAAGATTTTGATGTCCCTGTAATTCCAGGAGCTAAAAAACCAGACAACTTGTATGGAACTAAGCAGATTCTAGATGAGAAAGGTCCTGAGGGGGTAGTAGAGTGGATAAAAGCCCAGAATAAACTCCTTCTAACAGATACAACCATGAGAGACGCACATCAATCTCTTATGGCTACACGTGTGAGAACAACAGATATGACGAAAATAGCAAAAGATACATCAATCTTGGCTAAGGATCTTTTCTCTATAGGATGCTGGGGAGGAGCTACGTTTGACGTTTCCTACAGGTTCTTAAAAGAATCTCCTTGGGAAAGACTGAGAGAAATAAGAAAAAGAGTCCCTAATGTACTTCTTCAAATGCTTATCAGAGGTTCTAATGCTGTAGGTTATAAGAACTACCCTGATAATGTAATTCAGGAGTTTATAAAGCAGGCTTCAGATAACGGAGTTGATCTTTTCAGAATTTTTGACTCTCTGAACTGGGTAAAGGGTATGGAGCTATCTATACAAGAGGTAATAAAAAACGGAAAGATTGCCGAGGCATGTATATGCTATACTGGGGATATATTAGACAGTAAAAAAAGCAAATACAACCTTCAGTATTATATAGACAAGGCAAAGGAGATAGAAAAGACAGGGGCACATATTTTGGGGATAAAAGATATGTCGGCTCTTTTGAAACCTTATGCAGCATTCAAACTTGTAAAGGCTCTGAAAGAAAATATCTCAATACCTATCCACCTGCATACTCATGATACAACAGGGAATGGAGTGGCAACCTGTCTAATGGCTGCAGAAGCTGGTGTGGATATAATTGACACTGCCTTTGATGCAATGTCAGGATTGACAAGTCAGCCATCTCTAAACTCAATAGTTGCAGCCCTTGAGAATACAGACAGAGATACTGGAATAAACCTTGATGATGTTCAGCAGATTTCTGACTACTGGAATGCGGTAAGACCTGTATATGCTCAGTTTGAATCTGGTCTTAAGTCAGGTTCTACAGAGATATATAAGTATGAGATACCAGGAGGACAGTATTCAAATCTAAAACCTCAGGTAGAGAGTTTTGGACTAGGGCACAGATTTAATGAAATAAAAGAGATGTACGGAAAAGTAAATGTTATGCTAGGAGATATAGTAAAGGTAACTCCATCTTCAAAGATGGTGGGAGACCTGGGTATATTCATGGTCAAGAACGATCTGACTCCTGAGAATTTCCTTGAAAAGGGTAAAGATATGGCATTCCCAGATTCGGTAGTGGCTTATTTTAAAGGTATGATGGGGCAGCCTGACGGAGGATTCCCTGAGGAGATTCAGAAGATTGTCCTAAAAGGTGAAAAGGCTATTACGTGCAGACCTGGTGAGCTTCTGCCTCCTGAAGACTTTGAGGCTATCATGAAGAATCTAAGTGCTAAACATGGAATAGATGCAACTATGGAAGATGCAATAAGTTATGCACTTTATCCTGATGTTTTTGAAGCATACTTGGAGTATCTAAAAGAATATGGAGACTTTAGCTCTATAGGCAGTGATATATATTTCCACGGTCTTGCAGAGGGCGAAACTTGCGAGGTCAAGGTTGGAGAAGGAGAGGCACTGGTAATAACCTTGCTTCAGCTTTCGAAAATAGATTCGGAAGGTTACAGAACTGTTACTTTTGAACTAAATGGAAATAGAACGGAGGTAAGGGTGAAGGACAAATCTCAGCGAGTAGTTTCAGATGAAAGCTCTGAAGCTAGAATGGCTGATCCTAAAAATGAAAAACATATAGGGGCGAGTATACCTGGAACAGTTACAAAAGTTTTGGTAAAAGAGGGGGATAAAATAACAGAAAACCAAGTTGTTGTTATAATAGAAGCCATGAAAATGGAGACAAATATAACGGCAAAATGTGAAGGGACTGTTGAAAAATTGATGGTGAAAGAGGGAGAAAGTGTAAAAGCTGGTCAACTCCTTATGAAGATGTCAAAATAA
- a CDS encoding aminotransferase class I/II-fold pyridoxal phosphate-dependent enzyme → MSQFTSKHSQGKYLSDGVFGVAKEAREKKAEIGGDKVIDSTLGVFFTENEELGTLATFFEKYNELDSLKKAKYSEAIIGNKKYLDAVENWVLDDVKKDFYVRSVATAGGTGALSNTMWNHLDAGQAIVFPDIAWGSYKIMAREYSLEAVEYELFNENDTFNVKSFLDKCREAVDKHGKVVAIINDPCHNPTGYTMSDVEWKEVIEGLNNIAEKGPVILINDIAYMDFSFKGLEESRKYMNVFNNISDNVMIIIAFSMSKSFTSYGFRVGAQIALAKKEETVEEFKKITEFSCRSRWSNIPNGGMEIFSDIMNDAELLKKSNEERAEFVDMLAARGNVFISEARECGLPIYPYKEGFFVTVRLNKEDTLDLQEALKRKNIFTVAVGGGIRIALCGLTQKKVKGLAFTIKETMDELKKIKI, encoded by the coding sequence ATGAGTCAATTTACATCAAAACATTCCCAGGGAAAATATCTGTCAGACGGGGTTTTCGGAGTCGCAAAAGAGGCAAGAGAAAAGAAGGCAGAAATAGGAGGGGACAAGGTCATCGATTCAACTTTAGGTGTATTTTTTACTGAAAATGAGGAGTTGGGGACTCTGGCAACTTTCTTTGAAAAATACAATGAGCTTGATTCTCTAAAAAAAGCTAAATATTCAGAAGCTATTATAGGAAATAAAAAGTATTTGGATGCCGTTGAAAATTGGGTTTTAGATGATGTAAAAAAAGACTTTTATGTGAGAAGTGTTGCCACTGCAGGTGGAACAGGAGCGCTTAGTAATACAATGTGGAATCATTTAGATGCAGGACAGGCAATTGTCTTTCCAGACATAGCCTGGGGATCTTATAAAATAATGGCTAGAGAATACTCACTAGAGGCTGTAGAGTATGAACTTTTCAACGAAAATGACACTTTTAATGTAAAATCTTTCTTGGACAAATGCAGAGAAGCCGTGGATAAACACGGTAAAGTTGTGGCGATAATCAATGATCCGTGCCATAATCCTACTGGTTATACAATGAGTGATGTAGAATGGAAGGAAGTTATAGAGGGGCTTAACAATATAGCTGAAAAAGGTCCTGTTATACTCATAAATGATATAGCTTACATGGATTTTTCATTTAAGGGTCTAGAAGAATCTAGAAAGTATATGAATGTATTTAACAATATATCTGACAATGTTATGATAATAATAGCTTTTTCAATGTCAAAAAGTTTTACAAGCTACGGATTCAGAGTCGGAGCGCAGATAGCTCTTGCAAAAAAAGAGGAAACTGTAGAGGAGTTTAAAAAAATAACGGAGTTTTCATGTAGATCAAGATGGTCAAACATTCCTAACGGTGGAATGGAAATATTTTCTGACATAATGAATGATGCTGAGCTTCTTAAAAAATCAAATGAAGAGAGAGCAGAATTTGTAGATATGCTGGCTGCAAGAGGAAATGTATTTATATCTGAGGCGAGAGAATGCGGTCTGCCAATATACCCGTATAAAGAGGGATTTTTTGTAACTGTCAGACTCAATAAAGAGGATACTCTAGACCTCCAAGAAGCTCTCAAAAGAAAAAATATTTTTACTGTAGCTGTCGGTGGTGGGATAAGAATAGCCCTATGCGGCCTTACACAGAAAAAAGTAAAAGGTCTTGCATTTACAATAAAAGAAACAATGGATGAATTGAAAAAAATTAAAATATAG
- the ablA gene encoding lysine 2,3-aminomutase: MYKKNNKKEIVKKLDGESSISSWYDWKWQLKHSVKDIETLEAVFDIKFNESEKRSMKKTIEQFPFAATPYYLSLIDIDDYKNDPVYKQAVPDIEELNLTNCDMSDPLHEDHDSPVPGITHRYPDRVLLLVSNVCSMYCRHCTRKRKVGDMDNIPDKDAIMNGIEYIKSHPEIRDVLLSGGDPFLLSDDYLDWILSEVKKIPHVEVIRIGTRTPVVLPQRITDNLINVLKKHHPVWINTHFNHPKEFTEESKKSVMKLADAGIPLGNQSVLLARVNDCPKIMKKLVHKLVSNRIRPYYLYQCDLSEGLSHFRTPVGKGIEIIESLIGHTSGFAIPRYVIDAPGGGGKIPVMPSYLISWSQNKVILRNYEGVITTYREPDNYKTQLCDDDCDNCNLHLNLDGVVDYNSVGITKLLSDTNDEISLTPDNNQRIERREGEETDEEDKIEKISNSIVHHGNNNNRVYLMKLDSADIPVIFKDLYNLAYKNRYGKIIAKVPTNSYGYFLENDYIREAHIPDFFKNGENLYFMSKYINENRRIEPDEETIKNVLYNSKNTEAFNTRKLADKFKIRVCDKSDIEEMASLYENVFETYPFPIHDETYLAETMNENVLYFGIWEGDKLIALSSSETDTENMTSEMTDFATDTEYRKIGLASLLLKSMEVELKKRNFRILYTIARAKSHGINRAFSKNGYEYTGTLINNTNIFGNIESMNVWYKNIL, encoded by the coding sequence ATGTATAAAAAAAATAACAAAAAGGAAATAGTAAAAAAATTAGACGGTGAATCAAGTATTTCAAGTTGGTACGATTGGAAATGGCAGTTGAAACATTCTGTCAAAGATATCGAAACTTTAGAAGCAGTATTTGATATCAAATTTAATGAGTCCGAGAAGAGATCAATGAAAAAAACCATTGAACAATTCCCATTTGCGGCAACACCATATTATCTTTCACTTATTGATATTGATGACTATAAAAATGATCCTGTCTACAAACAGGCTGTGCCTGATATTGAAGAATTAAATCTGACAAATTGTGATATGAGTGATCCACTCCATGAGGATCATGACAGCCCGGTACCTGGGATAACCCACAGGTATCCAGATAGAGTTTTATTGCTTGTAAGTAATGTCTGTTCCATGTATTGCAGACACTGTACCAGAAAGAGAAAAGTTGGAGATATGGACAATATCCCAGATAAAGATGCTATTATGAATGGTATCGAATATATAAAAAGTCACCCTGAGATACGTGACGTGCTGTTATCAGGGGGAGATCCTTTTTTATTGAGTGACGATTATCTAGACTGGATATTATCAGAGGTCAAAAAGATACCTCATGTGGAGGTTATCAGAATTGGTACAAGAACCCCGGTTGTTCTACCTCAGAGAATCACTGATAATTTAATAAACGTATTAAAAAAACACCATCCTGTATGGATCAATACGCACTTCAATCATCCTAAAGAGTTTACAGAGGAATCTAAGAAATCTGTCATGAAACTAGCTGATGCGGGAATCCCATTAGGAAACCAGTCTGTTCTATTAGCCAGAGTCAATGACTGTCCAAAAATCATGAAAAAACTGGTTCATAAACTTGTTTCAAACAGAATCCGTCCCTACTATCTCTATCAGTGCGACCTTTCGGAAGGTCTGAGTCATTTTAGAACTCCTGTAGGAAAAGGTATAGAGATAATAGAAAGTCTCATCGGACATACAAGTGGTTTTGCCATTCCAAGGTATGTAATAGACGCACCAGGTGGTGGAGGTAAAATACCGGTAATGCCAAGCTACCTCATCTCATGGTCTCAAAACAAAGTGATACTCCGTAATTACGAGGGTGTTATCACAACTTATAGAGAGCCCGATAATTACAAGACCCAGCTATGTGATGATGACTGTGACAATTGTAATCTACACTTAAATCTTGACGGGGTGGTAGATTACAATAGCGTAGGAATAACAAAACTTTTGTCTGACACCAATGATGAAATCTCCCTGACACCAGACAATAACCAGCGTATAGAAAGAAGAGAGGGTGAAGAGACAGATGAAGAGGACAAAATAGAAAAGATTTCAAACTCCATTGTACACCACGGAAATAATAATAATAGAGTATATCTCATGAAACTAGACAGCGCTGACATTCCTGTTATATTCAAAGATCTTTACAATCTCGCTTACAAAAATAGATATGGTAAAATTATCGCCAAGGTTCCTACAAATTCTTATGGTTATTTTCTAGAAAACGACTATATTAGAGAGGCCCATATCCCAGATTTCTTCAAAAACGGTGAAAACCTATATTTCATGTCAAAATATATAAATGAAAACAGAAGAATTGAGCCTGACGAAGAGACAATAAAAAATGTACTATATAATTCAAAAAATACAGAGGCATTTAATACAAGAAAGCTAGCCGATAAATTTAAAATCCGTGTATGCGACAAGAGTGATATAGAGGAGATGGCATCTCTTTATGAAAACGTTTTTGAAACTTACCCTTTCCCTATACACGATGAAACCTACCTTGCTGAAACAATGAATGAAAACGTCTTGTATTTTGGTATTTGGGAAGGCGATAAGCTAATAGCCCTTTCATCTTCAGAAACAGATACAGAAAATATGACTTCCGAAATGACCGACTTTGCTACAGATACTGAATATAGAAAGATCGGACTCGCAAGTTTATTGTTGAAGTCAATGGAAGTGGAGCTAAAAAAAAGAAATTTCAGAATACTATATACTATTGCCCGGGCAAAGTCTCATGGAATTAACAGAGCTTTTTCAAAAAATGGATATGAATACACAGGTACACTGATCAATAATACCAATATATTTGGTAATATAGAAAGTATGAATGTTTGGTATAAAAATATACTTTAA
- a CDS encoding aminotransferase class I/II-fold pyridoxal phosphate-dependent enzyme yields MTKLNQNMTPLFSTLKDVYVERGIVPFHVPGHKKGAGMDKEFFDFIGKNAFSIDVTIFKMVDGLHQPKSCIKEAQALAADAYGVKKSFFAVNGTSGAIQAMIMSVVKSGEKILVPRNVHKSVTAAIILSGAEPIYMNPEIDDDLGIAHGVKPETVENMLKQHSDIKAVLIINPTYYGVATDIKRIADIAHSYDIPLIVDEAHGPHLHFHEALPISAVDAGADICAQSTHKIIGALTQMSLLHVNSDRVDHNRVQQILSLLHTTSPSYILMASLDCARRQIATEGRELLTRTIALAHKLRSEVNKIPGVSSFGIEIVGREGIYAFDPTKVTITARDLGLTGFQLETLLVDEYNIQVELSDYYNVLALITLGDTEESISKLSEALRSISERFFGKEEIHRKILKMPAIPEAVLIPREAFNSEKNKVLFSESEGKICGELIMAYPPGIPIICPGERITSDIIEHIKELKDAELHIQGMDDHELQYINVIEEEDAVYIYTEKMKNQLFGVPLNLGANKTGIEFGLEALWDNYPDVFDEMEVIEIERQKEDFSIQNLRYKNTILDTCERVAHTVNMAVKDGYRPITIGGDHSIALGTIAGVAKEKNIGVIWMDAHGDMNTNETTLTGNIHGMPLALLQGIGDKDLCNCFFDGPKIKSENVVLFGVRDLDEQEREIINKTGVKVVFYDEIAQRGIDVVLDEVRDYLAVDNLHISFDIDVLNPEYAPGVSLPVRGGFAPDDIFHSFKYLFKNYTITSVDIVEFNPIYDKNSKTMEFVKELTEYVKNPD; encoded by the coding sequence ATGACTAAGTTAAATCAAAACATGACCCCGCTATTTTCTACATTAAAAGATGTATACGTCGAGAGAGGAATCGTCCCCTTTCATGTACCGGGGCACAAAAAAGGTGCAGGTATGGATAAGGAGTTTTTTGACTTCATAGGCAAAAATGCTTTTTCCATAGACGTTACTATTTTTAAAATGGTCGACGGACTGCATCAGCCAAAAAGCTGTATAAAGGAAGCTCAAGCCCTTGCTGCCGATGCTTACGGAGTGAAAAAAAGTTTCTTTGCAGTTAATGGCACATCAGGAGCCATCCAGGCGATGATTATGTCAGTTGTGAAATCAGGAGAAAAAATTCTTGTCCCAAGAAATGTTCATAAATCAGTAACTGCAGCGATAATACTAAGTGGTGCTGAACCTATATACATGAACCCTGAGATTGATGATGACTTAGGAATTGCTCATGGTGTGAAACCCGAAACAGTTGAAAATATGTTAAAACAGCATTCTGATATAAAAGCTGTTCTTATAATAAATCCTACATATTACGGTGTGGCAACTGACATCAAAAGAATTGCTGACATTGCACACAGTTATGATATACCCCTAATTGTTGACGAGGCTCACGGACCACATCTTCATTTTCACGAAGCGTTGCCTATCTCCGCAGTAGATGCAGGTGCAGACATATGTGCCCAGAGTACTCACAAAATAATAGGTGCTCTTACTCAAATGTCACTTTTACATGTAAATTCCGACAGAGTTGACCACAACAGGGTACAGCAGATACTAAGTCTTCTGCACACGACTTCTCCTTCATATATATTGATGGCATCTCTTGACTGTGCAAGAAGACAGATTGCCACTGAAGGAAGGGAACTACTTACTAGAACTATTGCTCTTGCACATAAACTAAGAAGCGAAGTTAATAAGATTCCTGGAGTGTCATCTTTTGGAATAGAGATTGTGGGAAGAGAGGGGATCTATGCCTTTGATCCTACAAAGGTTACAATAACTGCAAGAGACCTCGGTCTAACTGGATTTCAATTAGAAACACTTCTTGTTGATGAATATAATATACAGGTTGAATTATCTGACTACTACAATGTTCTTGCTCTGATAACTTTAGGGGATACAGAAGAAAGCATAAGTAAACTTAGCGAGGCTCTAAGATCTATAAGTGAAAGATTCTTCGGTAAAGAAGAGATTCACAGAAAAATTCTCAAAATGCCAGCTATTCCTGAAGCCGTACTTATACCGCGAGAGGCTTTTAATAGTGAAAAGAACAAAGTTCTTTTTTCTGAAAGTGAAGGTAAAATCTGTGGAGAGCTAATAATGGCATATCCTCCTGGAATACCTATTATCTGTCCTGGTGAAAGAATAACTTCAGATATAATAGAGCATATAAAAGAACTTAAAGATGCAGAATTGCATATCCAGGGAATGGACGACCATGAACTTCAGTATATCAATGTAATAGAGGAAGAGGATGCAGTATACATCTATACGGAAAAAATGAAAAACCAGCTATTTGGTGTACCTCTGAACTTAGGAGCAAACAAAACAGGAATCGAATTTGGGTTGGAAGCTCTCTGGGACAACTATCCTGATGTATTTGATGAAATGGAAGTTATCGAGATTGAAAGACAAAAAGAAGACTTCTCAATTCAGAATCTTAGATATAAAAACACAATTCTTGATACATGTGAAAGAGTCGCTCACACTGTAAATATGGCTGTAAAAGATGGATATAGACCTATCACAATAGGTGGAGACCATTCTATAGCTCTAGGAACTATAGCTGGAGTGGCCAAAGAAAAAAATATAGGGGTTATCTGGATGGATGCCCACGGAGATATGAATACAAACGAGACTACACTCACAGGAAATATTCATGGAATGCCTCTTGCTCTGTTACAGGGTATAGGGGACAAGGACCTCTGCAACTGCTTCTTTGATGGTCCAAAAATTAAAAGTGAAAATGTTGTATTATTTGGTGTAAGAGACCTTGATGAGCAGGAAAGAGAAATTATAAATAAGACCGGAGTAAAGGTCGTATTCTATGATGAGATCGCTCAAAGGGGAATAGATGTAGTTCTAGATGAAGTCAGAGACTACCTGGCTGTAGACAACTTACACATAAGTTTTGATATAGATGTTCTAAATCCTGAATATGCTCCAGGAGTCAGCCTCCCAGTAAGAGGTGGATTTGCTCCTGATGATATATTTCATAGTTTCAAATATTTATTTAAAAATTATACTATAACCTCTGTGGATATAGTAGAATTCAACCCGATTTATGACAAAAACAGTAAAACAATGGAATTTGTAAAAGAACTTACTGAATATGTCAAAAATCCTGATTAA
- a CDS encoding murein L,D-transpeptidase catalytic domain family protein, translating into MRKRMIEFIVLLSLLMSSTSYAITSNDFDLKDLYAKINLKEKVGFEIFRNAIAGYQKIKEKKNASILTIIDYTKPSTEQRFFVLDIENKKLLYETYVAHGAKTGDIFAEKFSNNINSHKSSVGFFLTDETYVGSKGYSLRLEGLEEGINDNARKRAIVIHAADYANPDFIKSSGRLGRSWGCPALPENLSPEIIDTIKNGSVLFVNGNDSNYVKKSKFI; encoded by the coding sequence ATGAGAAAAAGAATGATTGAGTTTATAGTTCTTTTAAGTTTGTTGATGTCCTCTACTTCTTATGCGATTACTTCAAACGACTTTGATTTAAAAGACCTGTATGCTAAAATTAACCTAAAGGAAAAGGTTGGATTTGAAATTTTTAGAAATGCTATAGCGGGATATCAGAAGATAAAAGAAAAGAAAAATGCTAGTATTTTGACTATTATTGATTACACCAAGCCATCTACTGAACAAAGATTTTTTGTACTAGATATTGAAAACAAGAAATTACTTTACGAAACTTATGTTGCTCATGGGGCAAAAACAGGCGATATTTTTGCTGAAAAATTTTCAAATAATATCAATTCCCACAAAAGTTCTGTTGGGTTTTTTCTTACAGATGAAACATACGTAGGAAGTAAAGGTTATTCTTTGAGGCTAGAAGGCCTTGAAGAAGGGATAAATGATAATGCTAGAAAGAGAGCCATAGTTATCCATGCAGCAGATTATGCAAATCCAGATTTTATAAAAAGCAGTGGCAGATTGGGCAGAAGCTGGGGGTGTCCTGCACTTCCGGAAAACCTTTCGCCGGAAATTATAGATACAATAAAAAATGGAAGTGTCCTATTTGTTAATGGTAATGATTCAAATTATGTAAAGAAGAGTAAGTTTATTTAA
- a CDS encoding ABC transporter permease, with product MGKFIVKRMIQMFITLYLVVTATFFLMHAIPGGPFTREKPLPPAVIEALEAKFKLDQPLHVQYFDYVKGVFTFDFGPSFQKVGVDVTDMIIKGLPASAKIGMLAVMVVLLIGIPLGIISALKQNKWEDYVVTVLATVGVTIPSFVVATLIIYIFSAKLQVLPSFGLKTWKHFIGPVIALSGFSLAFVARLTRSSMLEVLQQDYIRTARAKGLSEFVVIGKHALKNALIPVITYVGPMIASILTGSFVIEKIFAIPGMGKYFVESVGNRDYTVIIGVTVFYAAFYIIMVFIVDIIYGIIDPRIKLHD from the coding sequence TTGGGTAAGTTTATAGTAAAACGTATGATACAAATGTTTATTACCCTGTATCTTGTAGTTACTGCTACTTTCTTTTTGATGCACGCTATACCTGGAGGACCTTTTACTAGGGAAAAGCCTTTGCCGCCTGCAGTTATAGAAGCACTTGAAGCAAAATTTAAGTTAGATCAGCCTTTACATGTACAGTATTTTGATTATGTAAAAGGAGTCTTTACCTTTGATTTTGGGCCATCATTCCAAAAGGTAGGGGTGGACGTTACTGATATGATCATTAAAGGTCTTCCGGCCTCAGCAAAAATAGGAATGTTGGCAGTAATGGTGGTTCTACTTATTGGAATTCCGTTAGGTATCATCTCAGCATTAAAACAGAACAAATGGGAGGATTATGTGGTAACTGTATTGGCTACTGTTGGTGTAACCATTCCAAGTTTTGTTGTGGCTACATTGATTATATACATATTCAGTGCCAAGCTTCAAGTGCTTCCATCCTTTGGACTCAAAACATGGAAGCATTTTATCGGACCTGTTATCGCTCTGAGCGGTTTTTCTCTTGCCTTTGTAGCAAGACTCACTCGTTCTAGTATGCTTGAGGTTTTACAGCAGGATTATATAAGGACAGCTAGGGCAAAAGGATTATCAGAATTTGTTGTAATCGGAAAACATGCACTTAAGAATGCTCTTATTCCTGTCATCACCTATGTAGGTCCTATGATAGCTAGTATTCTCACTGGATCATTTGTAATTGAGAAAATTTTCGCTATACCAGGTATGGGAAAATATTTCGTAGAAAGTGTCGGTAACAGAGATTATACAGTAATAATTGGTGTAACTGTATTCTATGCAGCTTTCTACATCATTATGGTCTTTATCGTAGATATCATATACGGTATCATAGATCCTAGAATAAAGTTGCATGATTAG